Below is a window of Terriglobales bacterium DNA.
AAGTGGAATGAAGCGCTGGAAGCGTTCTTGCCCATGCGTGACAAATATCTGCTCTACAAGTAACCGGCTGCGGACCGCAAGTCTGCCCAGAGTGTCACTCCCCTTCGTAATCTCTGAAGTAAACCACAGCGCTGCTACTCTCTGTGGAAACCCCTGATCTGGGCGTGTTTCTCGCAGGTAGTACCGCTCGCCGCCCATGGGCATCTCCATCGAGAAACCGGTGATGAGCGAAGAAAAGCAACCGACAACGGAACAGCAGCACGCAGTGCGGCAGCAGGCGGAGCAGCAAGAGTCGGAGGACATCTATCGCGACCTGGACGCGCTCTCCTCTCGCGATTGGCAGCTCTGGTCGATCTGCGCTCTGGTGATTGTAGTGATTGCGATTGGACTGGCGGCGTTTCTCGTGCCGAATCTGGTCTGGGCCGGCATACATACCGATCCCCGGTATGTGCCTCAGCTCTTCTTCGGACTCATCACGCTCATCATCTTGTTCAACATTCACATTCTCGAGCAAAAGCGGAAACTTAATCGTACGCGCGCCCACTTGTTGCGCGAGCTGATGGAGTCGGCCAAAGCGAGGGAGACGGCGCTCGTCGATCCCCTTACGGGAGTTTTCAACCGACGCTTTATGGAGGAGATTTTTCCGCGCGAGATCAGCAAGGCGATGCGCAGTGGAACGGACCTATCGCTGATCATCCTCGATGTCGACGGGTTCAAAGATATCAATACCAAGTTCGGGCACTTTGGCGGCGATCAGTATCTGCGCGATGTTGCGACCTTGCTGAAGAAGACATTTCGTGGCTCCGACACGGTTCTGCGTCTGGGTGGAGACGAGTTCCTGATCATTCTTCCCGAGACCTCGAACAAGCAGGCGGTGCGCGCAGCCGAACGCCTCACGTGGGAGACGCGGTGGTGGAATCAGGCCGGGCATGCCAAGTATGAGCTGTCGTTTAGCTGTGGAGTCGCGACTTACCGCAAGGGCATGGACATGAAAGAGGTACTCGACACTGCGGACAAAGACATGTATCGAGTAAAGCTGGAACGGCAAGCCCTGCAGCCGCCAGCCGCCTCGGATTCGTGGCCGATCGAAGAAGGTGACGAGAAGCTCGCGCACACGGCGAAGAAGGACGAGGTTCACTAACGGCACCCGCGTCCGAGTAACAACTTTGCATCCGAAGCAGCCAGACAGGTTCTTGGATCACCAATCGTACTTCTAACTCTGAAAAATGATGAAAAAAGTCTTATTCGCCTGTTTGATAACCAGTCTCCTCTTTGGAGAGAACAGGGCTCATGATGTGAGCGCCGTCGAAAAGCCTCTCTCGTCGAAAGCAAACTTTAAGATTCTTGGATTTGAGATCGAGAAATCCTCTCTTAAAGAAATCCGTTCCAAGCTCGGAAACGCTCGCAGATTTGAGACTTCCCATAACGAAGAAGTCGAAGAAAGTATCTGCTACGTTTCAGCCATCGACAATCTGACAGTAATTGAATTCAGAACTGGTTTGCCAGGTGGTTGGAAGGATCTGATCGGCTTCAGAGTCAGTACGTTGGAGTATGAACCTCTACGATCGAAATGTTCGAAGTCACCGGTTCTTGATTCGATTATCACTGAGAGCGGGCTGAAACTTTGGATGGCAAAGACTGACATTATTGCGAGGTTTGGGAAACCCATATCGAGTTCTGAAGAGGAATTGATATATCGCTCGGAAGAGACCCGAAAACCGACTCCAGAAGAACTAAAAGCCTACAAGAAGGCCACTCCGAGCATGAAGCCGGAGAATATTGAGATTCCCGTTATAACTCTCATGGAGTTTCACTTCGTTTCCTCGAAGCTGGTTTCTTTCAGCATTTATCACACC
It encodes the following:
- a CDS encoding GGDEF domain-containing protein, whose amino-acid sequence is MGISIEKPVMSEEKQPTTEQQHAVRQQAEQQESEDIYRDLDALSSRDWQLWSICALVIVVIAIGLAAFLVPNLVWAGIHTDPRYVPQLFFGLITLIILFNIHILEQKRKLNRTRAHLLRELMESAKARETALVDPLTGVFNRRFMEEIFPREISKAMRSGTDLSLIILDVDGFKDINTKFGHFGGDQYLRDVATLLKKTFRGSDTVLRLGGDEFLIILPETSNKQAVRAAERLTWETRWWNQAGHAKYELSFSCGVATYRKGMDMKEVLDTADKDMYRVKLERQALQPPAASDSWPIEEGDEKLAHTAKKDEVH